The Candidatus Limnocylindria bacterium nucleotide sequence ACTCGCATCGACGATGAGCCGCTCGGGAAGGCCCGCGTCGCGCAGCGCATCGAGCGCGCCGCGCACGCTCGCCTTGTCGTAGTTCGGACCGCGGGCGCCGCCACGCAGGATCACGTGTCCGTATGGATTCCCGCGCGTGCTGACGAACGCAGCAAGACCCTGCTCGGTGACCCCGATGAAGCTGTGCGGATGCGCCGTCGCGCGCACGGCGTCGATCGCGATCTGCACCGTGCCACCGGTCCCGTTCTTGAATCCGACCGGCATCGATAGACCCGAGGCGAGCTCGCGATGCACCTGACTTTCGGTCGTGCGCGCGCCGATCGCGCCCCAGCTCACGAGATCGGATGTGTACTGCGGCGAGACGGGGTCCAGGAACTCGCAGCCCGCGGGCACGCCAAGCTCCGCGAGATCGAGCAGCAAGCGGCGCGCGAGCCGCAGGCCGTCGTTGATGCGGAAGCTGCCGTCGAGGCCGGGGTCGTTGATGAGGCCCTTCCAACCGACGGTCGTCCGCGGCTTTTCGAAGTACACACGCATGACGACCCGAAGGTCCGCGGCAAGATCCCTCGCGAGCGTCACCAACCGGCCCGCGTACTCCATGGCAGCCTCGACGTCGTGCACCGAACACGGCCCGACAACGACGATGAGGCGGTCGTCCTCGCGATCGAGGATGCGCACGAGCTCCTCGCGCGCGCTCGCGACGGTCCGCGATCCCGCCTCGGTGAGCGGAAGCTCGTCGAGGAGGATCGCCGGCGGGATCAGTGGCCGGTAGCCTTCGACCCGGAGGTCGCGAGTCTTCATCGCGCCACCTACTCTACGGAGCCGTGCCGCTCTACGGCTACCGCGGGAAACGACCGACGGTGGCGCCCGACGCGTTCATCGCGCCGACGGCCGTTCTCATCGGGGACGTGACGGTGCGGTCCGGAGCGTCGGTCTGGTTCGGCTCGGTGCTGCGCGCCGACATGGACCGCATCGAGATCGGCGAGCGCTCGAACGTGCAGGACAACTGCACCATCCACACCGACACCGGCGAGCCGACGATCATCGGGGCGGAGTGCACGATCGGTCATGGAGCGATCGTCCATTCCTCGATCGTCGAGCGGAACGTGCTCATCGGCTCCGCCGCGGTCCTCGTCGGCGCGAATACGGTCGGCGAGCGCACGATCGTCGGCGCGGGTGCTGTCCTTGCCGAGCGTTTCGCGGCCCCGGCCCGGTCGCTGGTGCTCGGCGTGCCCGCACGAGTGGTGCGCGAGGTCCGCCCGGAGGACGACCGCTGGACCGTCGGAGCGGCGCAGCACTACGCCGATCTCTCCGCGTGGTACCGGGAGAACCTGAAGGAGACCGAGTAGCTCCCGTGCCGACACTGCGCCTGACCGGAGCGGATCTCAGCATCGCCGACGTGCTCGCGGTCGCCCGCCGGCAGACGCCCGTGGCGCTCGACCGCACGGCGGAGCGCCGCATGTCGGAGTCCGCGAGGCTCGTCGCGGAGCTGGCAGCGGGGGACGCGCCCGTCTACGGGGTCAACACCGGCTTCGGCGATCTCGCGACGGTCCGCATCCCGATCGGGGACCTCCGAACGCTCCAGCGCAATCTCATCCGAAGCCATGCCGCGGGCGTCGGCGATCCACTGCCGGCCGACGTGGTGCGCGCGGTGCTCCTCCTGCGTGCCAACACGCTCGCGGCCGGTCGCTCCGGCGTGCGCCCTGAGCTCGCCGAGATGCTGCTCGAGATGCTCGATCGCGGCGTTCATCCCGTGATCCCGATGCACGGCAGCGTCGGCGCCTCCGGCGATCTCGCGCCGCTCGCTCACGCGGCACTGGTGCTGATGGGCGAGGGCGAGGCGTTCGTCGAGGACAAGCGAATGCCCGGTGCCGACGCGCTGAAGCGAGCTGGACTGAGGCCGCTCGAGCTCGGGCCGAAGGAAGGCGTCGCGCTCATCAACGGGACACAGGTCATGACCGCCATCGGCTGCCTGGCGCTCCACGACGCGGCGGTGCTCGCGGCGACCGCTGACATCGTCGGCGCGATGTCCGCCGAGGCGCTGCGCGCGACCGACGCCGCGTGGAACGCCGACCTGCACGCCGCGCGGCCGCATCCAGGACAGCAGACCGTCGCCGCCAACCTGCGCTCGCTCATGGAGGGGAGCGCCAACGTCGCGTCGCACCGCCTCGGCGACGCGCGGGTCCAGGATCCGTACTCGATCCGCTGCATGCCCCAGGTACATGGCGCGTCACGCGACGCCCTCGACTACGCGCGGCGGGTCATCGAGATCGAGATCAATTCCGTGACCGACAACCCGCTCGTCTTTGCGGAGCAGCGGCGCGTGGTGAGCGGTGGCAACTTCCACGGGCAGCCCGTGGCGATCGCCCTCGACGTGGCAACGATCGCGGTCGCGGAGCTCGCCGACGTCAGCGAGGCACGCGTCGATCGGCTCACGAACGCGCACACCAGCGGCCTCCCGCCGTTCCTGAGTCCGATGGCCGGGACGAACTCGGGTTTCATGGTCGCGCAGTACACGAGCGCCGCGCTCGTCACGGAGAACCGGCTTCGCGCGTTCCCCGCATCCGTCGAGTCGGTGCCGACCTCCGCGGGGATGGAGGATCACGTGAGCATGGGCGTCCACGCGGCGCTGAAGCTCGCGGCGGTCGTGCGGAACACGCGCGACGCGCTCGCGATCGAGGCACTCTGCGGCGCTCAGGGTCTCGATCTGCTCGGCGCTACGACGGCGCCCGGTGTCGAGGAAGCCCGCCGCGTCGTGCGCGAGCACGTCCCGAAGCTCGAGACGGACCGCGCGCTCGCTCCGGACATCGCCGCCGTCGCGGAGCTCATCGAGCGCGAGATCCTGCTGGCCGGCGTCAGGTCACGCATCCCCGATCTCGCGTGAGTGCGCCGCGGGCGGTCGTGTTCGACCTCGGCGGCACGCTCGTGCACTGGGCCGATTGGGAGGGCGGCGCGGCGACGAAGTGGGGACTCGCCTTTGACGCGCTTCGCGCATCCGAGGCGATCAGCGCGTCGCGGGAGGATTTCGTCCTGGCGATGCGCGCCGCCGAGAAGGCGCACTGGGAACGGGTCGATCGCGACCACTGGAGCGGACCACCCACCGGCGTCGTCAGCGACGGCTTCCGGCGGCTTGGGACGAGCTTCGGTGAAGCTGCGCTCCTGACCGTGCTCGACGGATACGCGCGCGCGGTCGCGGGCTGGTGCTCCGTCTTCTCCGACACGCGCGACACGCTGGTGACGCTGCGCGAGCGTGGCTACCTGTTGGGCCTCCTCTCGAACACGTGGTGGGCGGCCGAATGGCACAACGCGGATCTCGCGGCGCACGGGCTCGCCGATCTGCTCGACGAGCTCGTGTACACGTCCGACCTACCGTGCTCCAAGCCGCATCCGTCCGTGTTCCGCGAGGTGGCGTCGCGTCTCGGCGTCGCGCCGGACGCGTGCGTGATGATCGGCGACCGTCAGGTCGATGACGTGTCCGGCGCGCGGGCGATCGGCATGCGCGCGATCTGGCGGCGCAACGACTCGGGCTTCCCCACCTCCGACGTCGCGCCTGATGCGATCGTCGACACGCTCGCCGAGCTCCCCGACCTGCTTCGCTCATGGGGAGGCGCATGAAGCGCTGCTCCTGGGCGACACGCGAGCCGCTCATCAGCTACCACGACAAGGAGTGGGGCACGCCGCGCCACGACGAGCGCACGCTCTTCGAATTCCTCGTGCTCGAGGGCGCGCAGGCGGGGCTCTCGTGGGAGACGATCCTTCGAAAGCGCACGGCGTATCGCGCTGCGTTCGCACGGTTCGATCCGAAGAAGGTGGCGCGCTTCGGCGCCCGCGACGTAACGCGACTCATGCGCGACGAGGGCATCGTGCGCAATCGGCTCAAGATCGCGTCGGCCATCGCGAACGCGAAGGCCTTCCTCGCCGTCGCGCGCGAGTACGGCAGCTTTGATACCTATTTCTGGGGCTTCCGGGACCCGGCCGAGCTGTCGCGCGACCTTCGGAAACGTGGCTTCCGTTTCGTGGGACCCACGATCTGCGAGTCATTCATGGAGGCCACCGGCATGCTCGACCACCACGAACGCGGATGCTTCCGCAGGGCGGGCTAGTACTGCAGTACCAGGTGACGTAGGAGTATCAATGACCATCGGGTCCCTGCCTTAGGGGGCTTGTGGAGCGCCTGGATGTACCTATTCTTCTCCACAGATGGGCGGGTTCGCCCGTCCAGATCGCAGGGAAAGGAGGTTCTCATGATCGCTTTTTTCCGTGACGAAGAGGGTCAGGGCCTCGTCGAATATGCACTCATTATCGCCGTCATCGCGATTGCCGTCATCGTCGCGATGGTCTTCCTTCGTGGCCAGATCCAGAACATCTTCAGCAACATCGGCAACAACCTGACCTAAGCGTCTGCGATATCGCAGTCCACGAGCGGCCCGGGAAACCGGGCCGCTCGTTTGTTATGCGGGGCTGCAGGCGTCTGCGGTCTTGCACCGCGCCCGCCACATGGGCGGGCGCAGCGCAAGGAGGGAGGGAGACGGGAAGGCTGACTTAGGGGCGCCGACCCCTGCCCGGGCCACCGGGCACGCCGGCGGGACGAGCCTCGTCGACCTCGGCGGTGACGTGCGCGGTGAGCGAGGCCTTCCTCTCGGTGGCCTGCGCCGCGGTGATCGTGCCTGCCGCAAGGGCGGCATCGATCTTGGCGTTGCCGTCAGCCACCATCGCCGCGATCAGTCCGTCACGGGTCTTGCCCGCGGCGGTCGCGATCTGAGCGAGGGTCTGGCCTGCCTGGAGCTTTGCGTGCAGATCCGCCTCGGTCGTACCGATGTACGTCGCTGCGGCTGCGATGTCATTCGTGATCATCGCGCGCGGGCCGCCCGGTCCACCGCGGCCACCGGGACCAAAGTTCGTGCCCGGCTGGTCGACGGCGGTCGTGATCTGCCTGGTCGCCTCGGCCGATAGCGCGGCGATGAGACCGTCACGGGTCTTGCCATGTGCGACGGCGATCTGGGCGAGGGTCTGGCCGCTCTGGAGCTCGGTGCGCAGCGCAGCCTCGGTGATGCCGATGTACGCCGCGGCGGTCGCGAGCGTGTTCGGCGCGCCGAAGGGACTGTTGGAGGCGAAGATGGCGACCTCGCCCGGCAGCTGTGTGATGACGGCGTCGGCGGTGCCCGGCGCGAGCGCAGCGGCCGCGACCCCACCCGTGAGGAGGAGCGTGACGCCGCTCGCGATGAGCATCTTGTCGATGTACTTCATGTCGTTGTCCTTTCCGCTGAGGTGACTGCGATCAGGACACCACCCGCGCCGCCGCGGTTCATGAAAGGGCTCTAAGAAGGACCGGACGGCGCGGTTTTCTTACTCGGTTCTTAGCGGGGCGCCCATACACTCGGCTCGTGAACGTCCTCCTCGTCGAGGACGATCCCGCAGTGCGGGGAGCCGTGGAGCGGGCGCTTCGCGGCGCCGGCCATCGGACCGAGACCGCCGCCAACGGCGTAAGAGCGCTGGAGGTGGCCACGGCCAACCCCTACGACGCGGTCGTCCTGGACATCGGCCTGCCCGGTCTCGACGGACTCGAGGTGTGCCGCCGCCTGCGCTCGACCGGCAACGCGGTGCCGGTGCTCATGCTCACCGCGCGCGCGGCGGTCACCGAGCGGGTCGAGGGCCTCGACGCCGGCGCCGACGACTACCTCGTGAAACCGTTCGCGCTCGACGAGCTCCTGGCGCGACTGCGTGCCTTCGAGCGGCGCGCGCCGCAGAGCGGGCAGTCGCGCGGCACCCTTCGCTTCGAGGACGTGTCCCTCGACCGCGACGCGATGACCTGCCGCCGTGGAGATCGGACGATCCAGCTGTCGCGCACGGAATACCAGCTGCTCGAGCTCTTCCTCTCGAATCCGCGCCGCGTGCTCAGCCGCGATGTCATCTTCGACAAGGTGTGGGGCTACGACTTCGGTCCGGACTCGAACTCGCTCGACGTGTACATCGGATACCTGCGCCGGAAGCTCGGCGAGCCACGGATCATCCACACGATGCGCGGCGTCGGCTACGTGCTGAGGGAAGCATGACCTTTCGTGTTCGCGTCGCGCTCCTCGCGGCCGGCGCGGTCGCGCTCGCCGCCGTCAGCGCCGCCGCGATCATGTACGTCGTCGTCCAGCAGCAGCTGACGACGCAGCTCGATGAGACGCTGAAGGATGCCGCTGCCGTGTCGCGTCAACCGCAGGGCGGGGGCGGCGGGCGTGGCGGCGGCCCACCTCGCTTTCCCGGCTCCCTCGGATCTCCGCTGTCCGGCCGCCCCGACATCCTTGCTCAGGTGATCGACACATCCGGCAGCGTGGGCCGGGTCGAGAACCAGCCTCTCACGGCACTCGTGACCGCCGACGCGCGTGCGGTCGCCGCTGGGACGAAGGCCGCGTACTTCTTCAACACCGAGATCGAGGGCTCGCACCTGCGCGTGTACGTCGCTCAGTTCACGGCACCCACGCAGTTCACGCCGGGCACGGCCATCGAGCTCTGGCGGCCGCTTGATGAGATCAATGGCGTGCTCGACGAGACGCGCCTTCGCCTGGCGATCGTCGCGATCGGCGCGGTCCTCCTCGCGGCCGTGCTCGGTGTCATCGTCTCGCAAGGGACGCTGATGCCGGTCCGCCGGCTCACCGACGTCGTCGAAGAGGTCGGGCGCACGCGCGACCTGTCCCGGCGCGTCGAAGGTGAGAGTCCCGACGAGCTCGGCCGGCTCGCGGCAAGCTTCAACAGCATGCTCAGCGCGCTCGACATCTCACTGCGACAGCAGCGTCAGCTCGTCGCCGACGCTTCGCACGAACTGCGGACGCCGCTCACCAGCCTGCGAACCAACCTCGAGCTGCTCGCGCGCGGGCAACCGACCGATCCTGTGGAGCGCCAGCAGGTGCTCGTCGAGCTCGTCGGTCAGATCGAGCGCCTCTCGACGCTCGTCGGGGATCTCATCGATCTGGCGCGCGACGAAGAGGCGACCCTCCCGATCGAAGATGTTCGGCTCGACGAGGTCGTCGGCGAAGCGATCACCGATATGCGTGGCCGTTACCCGCAAGTGCGCTTCGACGCGGTCCTGGAAGCGACGACCGTGCGCGGAGTTCGTCCGCGCATCGCGCGTGCTGTGACGAATCTCCTCGACAACGCCGGCAAGTGGAGTCCTGCGAAGGGTGTGGTCGAGGTCACTGTCCAAGATGGCGAGGTGAGCGTTCGCGACCACGGCCCCGGCGTCGCGCCCGAGGACGCCGCGCGCGTCTTCGACCGTTTCTGGCGGGCGAGCAACGCACGGTCTCTTCCGGGCTCCGGCCTCGGCTTGTCGATCGTGAAGGACGTCGCCGAGTCCCACGGGGGCTCTGTGACGCTCGAGCAAGCGACCGGCGGCGGAGCGCGCTTCCGCCTGCGGCTCGCGACCGACTCCTAAGCGCTTCTCAAGCGGCTTTCATGCTCACGCAGCCCGCGGATGTTCCTCTTATCCGCATGACAGACCGACCCCGCCGCGCCAGACCGCTCATCGGATCCACTCTCATGCTCCGCACGCTCGCCGCCGCGATCACCCTTACCAGCTTCGGCGGCATGACGATCTTCGCGAGCGAGAACCTACACGCGGCGAACGCGCCGCTCCAGCCCGCGGCTGTCGCGACCG carries:
- a CDS encoding response regulator transcription factor — protein: MNVLLVEDDPAVRGAVERALRGAGHRTETAANGVRALEVATANPYDAVVLDIGLPGLDGLEVCRRLRSTGNAVPVLMLTARAAVTERVEGLDAGADDYLVKPFALDELLARLRAFERRAPQSGQSRGTLRFEDVSLDRDAMTCRRGDRTIQLSRTEYQLLELFLSNPRRVLSRDVIFDKVWGYDFGPDSNSLDVYIGYLRRKLGEPRIIHTMRGVGYVLREA
- a CDS encoding Flp family type IVb pilin; its protein translation is MIAFFRDEEGQGLVEYALIIAVIAIAVIVAMVFLRGQIQNIFSNIGNNLT
- a CDS encoding HAD family hydrolase, which translates into the protein MSAPRAVVFDLGGTLVHWADWEGGAATKWGLAFDALRASEAISASREDFVLAMRAAEKAHWERVDRDHWSGPPTGVVSDGFRRLGTSFGEAALLTVLDGYARAVAGWCSVFSDTRDTLVTLRERGYLLGLLSNTWWAAEWHNADLAAHGLADLLDELVYTSDLPCSKPHPSVFREVASRLGVAPDACVMIGDRQVDDVSGARAIGMRAIWRRNDSGFPTSDVAPDAIVDTLAELPDLLRSWGGA
- a CDS encoding HAMP domain-containing sensor histidine kinase, whose protein sequence is MTFRVRVALLAAGAVALAAVSAAAIMYVVVQQQLTTQLDETLKDAAAVSRQPQGGGGGRGGGPPRFPGSLGSPLSGRPDILAQVIDTSGSVGRVENQPLTALVTADARAVAAGTKAAYFFNTEIEGSHLRVYVAQFTAPTQFTPGTAIELWRPLDEINGVLDETRLRLAIVAIGAVLLAAVLGVIVSQGTLMPVRRLTDVVEEVGRTRDLSRRVEGESPDELGRLAASFNSMLSALDISLRQQRQLVADASHELRTPLTSLRTNLELLARGQPTDPVERQQVLVELVGQIERLSTLVGDLIDLARDEEATLPIEDVRLDEVVGEAITDMRGRYPQVRFDAVLEATTVRGVRPRIARAVTNLLDNAGKWSPAKGVVEVTVQDGEVSVRDHGPGVAPEDAARVFDRFWRASNARSLPGSGLGLSIVKDVAESHGGSVTLEQATGGGARFRLRLATDS
- a CDS encoding 3-deoxy-7-phosphoheptulonate synthase: MKTRDLRVEGYRPLIPPAILLDELPLTEAGSRTVASAREELVRILDREDDRLIVVVGPCSVHDVEAAMEYAGRLVTLARDLAADLRVVMRVYFEKPRTTVGWKGLINDPGLDGSFRINDGLRLARRLLLDLAELGVPAGCEFLDPVSPQYTSDLVSWGAIGARTTESQVHRELASGLSMPVGFKNGTGGTVQIAIDAVRATAHPHSFIGVTEQGLAAFVSTRGNPYGHVILRGGARGPNYDKASVRGALDALRDAGLPERLIVDASHGNSERDHLRQPAVVGEIAAQVAAGERGIAGVMIESFLVEGRQELTDPARLVYGQSITDACIGWEDTVRVLQGLASAARGRRSRSEGQRPREASTKR
- the hutH gene encoding histidine ammonia-lyase; this translates as MPTLRLTGADLSIADVLAVARRQTPVALDRTAERRMSESARLVAELAAGDAPVYGVNTGFGDLATVRIPIGDLRTLQRNLIRSHAAGVGDPLPADVVRAVLLLRANTLAAGRSGVRPELAEMLLEMLDRGVHPVIPMHGSVGASGDLAPLAHAALVLMGEGEAFVEDKRMPGADALKRAGLRPLELGPKEGVALINGTQVMTAIGCLALHDAAVLAATADIVGAMSAEALRATDAAWNADLHAARPHPGQQTVAANLRSLMEGSANVASHRLGDARVQDPYSIRCMPQVHGASRDALDYARRVIEIEINSVTDNPLVFAEQRRVVSGGNFHGQPVAIALDVATIAVAELADVSEARVDRLTNAHTSGLPPFLSPMAGTNSGFMVAQYTSAALVTENRLRAFPASVESVPTSAGMEDHVSMGVHAALKLAAVVRNTRDALAIEALCGAQGLDLLGATTAPGVEEARRVVREHVPKLETDRALAPDIAAVAELIEREILLAGVRSRIPDLA
- a CDS encoding DNA-3-methyladenine glycosylase I, translated to MKRCSWATREPLISYHDKEWGTPRHDERTLFEFLVLEGAQAGLSWETILRKRTAYRAAFARFDPKKVARFGARDVTRLMRDEGIVRNRLKIASAIANAKAFLAVAREYGSFDTYFWGFRDPAELSRDLRKRGFRFVGPTICESFMEATGMLDHHERGCFRRAG
- a CDS encoding gamma carbonic anhydrase family protein produces the protein MPLYGYRGKRPTVAPDAFIAPTAVLIGDVTVRSGASVWFGSVLRADMDRIEIGERSNVQDNCTIHTDTGEPTIIGAECTIGHGAIVHSSIVERNVLIGSAAVLVGANTVGERTIVGAGAVLAERFAAPARSLVLGVPARVVREVRPEDDRWTVGAAQHYADLSAWYRENLKETE